One Terriglobales bacterium genomic window carries:
- a CDS encoding anti-sigma factor: protein MKCAEFQKALPEVLDNGATAEEAEHLRSCRECSGLTQDLTLIAEEARRLAASDEPPPQVWQRIRAAAEMEGLIESSRPAADPPLVPAWVPPAPTWASSTLAAAFVLVLVFSGALLYRNLGGHATPANAVVAESPAMDANDQKVLASVADREPEVRARYERNLRNVNAYIRDAKHNVETNPDDEDARDSLRQAYEQKAMLYEMAMSHSMQ, encoded by the coding sequence ATGAAGTGCGCAGAATTTCAGAAGGCCCTGCCGGAGGTGCTGGACAACGGCGCCACGGCGGAGGAAGCCGAACACCTGCGCTCCTGCCGGGAGTGTTCCGGGCTGACGCAGGACCTGACCTTGATCGCGGAGGAGGCGCGCCGGCTGGCGGCCAGTGACGAGCCCCCTCCGCAGGTGTGGCAGCGGATCCGCGCCGCCGCCGAGATGGAGGGGCTGATCGAGTCCTCGCGTCCGGCTGCCGACCCGCCGCTGGTTCCGGCCTGGGTCCCTCCCGCTCCCACTTGGGCGAGCTCCACCCTGGCTGCCGCCTTCGTCCTGGTCCTGGTCTTCTCCGGGGCCCTGCTCTATCGCAACCTCGGCGGGCACGCGACCCCGGCGAACGCCGTGGTCGCCGAGAGCCCCGCCATGGACGCCAACGACCAGAAGGTCCTGGCCTCGGTCGCCGATCGCGAGCCCGAGGTCCGCGCCCGCTACGAGCGCAATCTGAGGAACGTCAACGCCTACATCCGCGACGCCAAGCACAACGTGGAGACCAACCCCGACGACGAGGACGCCCGCGACAGCCTGCGGCAAGCCTACGAACAGAAGGCCATGCTCTACGAGATGGCAATGTCGCACTCAATGCAGTAG
- a CDS encoding sigma-70 family RNA polymerase sigma factor: MPQVKKTEVAQLSEAEAIERAKRGDPDAFEVLYALHKRRVYSLCLRMTSNVAEAEDLTQEAFLQLYRKIATFRGESAFSTWLHRMAVNVVLMKLRKKGLPEVSLEETLEPQQEDAPRKDIGARDPVLAGSIDRVNLERAIESLPQGYRVIFVLHDVEGYEHNEIAEMMGCSIGNSKSQLHKARLKLRELLRMSRAEKASSR; encoded by the coding sequence TTGCCACAGGTCAAGAAGACAGAGGTCGCGCAGCTCTCCGAAGCTGAGGCGATCGAGAGAGCGAAACGAGGGGATCCGGACGCGTTCGAGGTGCTGTATGCCTTGCACAAGCGCCGCGTGTATTCGCTATGCCTGCGCATGACCAGCAACGTGGCGGAGGCGGAAGACCTGACGCAGGAGGCGTTCCTGCAGCTCTACCGCAAGATCGCCACCTTCCGCGGCGAGTCGGCGTTCTCCACCTGGCTGCACCGCATGGCGGTGAACGTGGTGCTGATGAAGCTGCGCAAGAAGGGCCTACCCGAGGTTTCGCTGGAAGAGACGCTGGAACCGCAGCAGGAGGACGCGCCCCGCAAAGATATCGGGGCCCGCGATCCGGTGCTGGCGGGCTCCATCGACCGGGTCAACCTGGAGCGCGCCATCGAGAGCCTGCCGCAGGGGTACCGCGTGATCTTCGTGCTGCATGACGTGGAGGGCTACGAGCACAACGAGATCGCCGAGATGATGGGCTGTTCCATCGGAAACAGCAAGTCGCAGTTGCATAAAGCGCGCCTGAAGTTGCGCGAGCTCCTCCGGATGAGCAGAGCCGAGAAGGCCAGCAGCCGCTGA